CGCGTGGAAAAATGCTGGGTGATTTCGCCGACATAGCAGGCACTATACAGCCCGCACAAAAAAACTTATATACCACACCCGCACGGAGCCCACAAGGGATAGGATCCTTTACACTAAACAAGTTACCGATTTTAAATGATGAGAAAACTAGCTTAATATCAATGTTGTTACAATAGCGTTTAGCAAACTGGCGAACCTTTTTCTGCGTGATGATAGAGAAAGGACCAATGTAAGGCAATTTCAAGTAAAAGGTACGTGTAGTGTCAGAGACAAAAACCGGGGGATTACCGTCTTGGCGAGTAAGTGTGAGGTAGTGATTAATAATGTTTTCAACCAGATGAACTGGAAATAAATTCTTCTGAAGGATTTTGGTAAGATAAGTCGCATATGAAATCAAATCAGTGAAGaatgatcgtcgcagttatgATCGCAATTTTTTACATTTGCGTAAAGAAGCCTGTAAAAAATTCATGACTTCAACGGGGCTTGAACCGATGACCTCGCGATTCCGGTgcgatgctccaccaactgagctatgaagccactgacgttgggagcaggTCAATTTTGGGTTCATATGTTCCCGCGAAAGATATGAAAGATGTGTAAAAATTGAGATcataactgcgacgatcattCTTCACTGATTAATTTTTGATTTCGTATCCGCAGTTCACATATGATTTTTTTCACATGCATCATTCACTTTCGTATCTTTCACGGGAACATATGAACCCAAAATTGACCTgcttccaacgtcagtggcttcatagttcagttggttaAGCATCGCACCGGAATCGCGAGGTCACTGGTTCAAGCCACGTTGAAGTCATGAATTTTTTACAGGCTTCTTTACGCAAATGTAAAAATTGCGATCACAACTGCGACGATCATTCTTCACTGATTTAAATACTGTTCAGTGATAAAAAGGCGAGCTCTGACAATTGTGGGTTAGAGAAAAAGGTTACTTCTCTAAGTACACGTTTGTGAGCAACTTCTACATCGAAGATGTCGCAGTTTTCTGTCTACCTCGTTCTGGGGTTTTCGTTTGGCATGGTGAATCGCGTAATAAGTTCTCGTCCTGTATACAACATAGCTCATATGGTCAACGCAGTAAAGCAGATAGACCAATGGCTTGGGTATGGAGCAAACGCACTCGAAGTCGATGTCAAATTCGCTTACAATGGCACACCCAAGCACTTTTACCATGGATTCCCGTGCGATGTTGGTAGAGATTGTGAACGTTGGGCTTACATTAAAAACTACATCAACGCACTCCGAGATAGAACAATACCCACAAGCTCGAAGTTCAACAGCCATCTTGTGTTGGTCATGTTTGATGTCAAGTTGACGAACAACAGCGCTTTATCGAAAGCCGGCGAAAAGTTTGTCGATGCCATTTTGATTCCTTTGTATCAAAACAACCCAACTAAGATGAAAGTAATGATTAGTGTGCCCAATTTAAGGTAAACTTATGTTTTCTCGTAGTAGGTTAGTACTACTCACTTAGTGCTACTTACCACATGAAATTTAATTAATAGATGTTAGAAATTATCAACTCCCCCCAtccccacacacacacacacctcCCCCCAAATCATATCAACTTTAATCAAACTTCATAGTCCAACAAGTCAATAAAACTTTAACTTGTTCTCGATTTAAGCTTGAAAGATTTTATCAGAAGCGTTCTGGAACAACTGAATGCCAAGCAACAAAGCATCATCCAGAAAATTGGCTTCGAGATCAGCTACGAGACTGGGAAGTTGGAGGAACCAGGCGAACAAGAACAAGCGCTTAAGGATCTCGGTGTTGCCCCCGGTCATGCTTGGCTCAGCAAAGGAAAAACTAGCTTGTGGGCAGACCTGTTCTTGAATGAACTGAAAGCTCGGGTTAAATACAGAGATAATGGAAACTACTTCAGTAAAGTTTATGCATGGACTGtcgacaaacaaacaacagcattGAAATATCTTAACATTGGCTTGGATGGTATCATCGCAAACTATCCTGGTCGAGTTAATAAAGCGATCGCACAATTTAATAAAAACCAACAGAAAGTCAAGCTCGCAACATTGGATGATAATCCATTCAGAAAGTATTGATAGGAATCGAACGACTTTCAtttctcaataataatatttcacgTAATGCAACGTACgacacaaaaaaattgtttcaatcttGTCTTTTATTGTGCAGATTTTTGCAGAATTGTTTTGGTGTGCAAAATAGAAGATAGTTTACAAAATACCTATCTGCTTGAGTGGAGTTGCTCTAAGTGGACCTTTATGAGCGAGTGAGCACGCCACCAAGTCGCGCGCGAGCGAACAGAGGGGTCGACTTCTCCAATTTGCAGGGTTTTCATGAACTTATCAAATTTCATAAGCGATTGAAATCGACGGTTCCATTcgcattgtttgtttttcgCTATGCTGTTATTGGTCAAAAAGGATAAGGGCTTTAGTCTTAAAATATATACTGTTATGTAATGTAATCTGTTTCTAGAACGTTTTCGGTATTTTCACTGATCTCGAGATAAGACTGTAATGAGAGAATTGATTCATTATTAAAGACAAGACCTGCTCATTGCACAACTGATGTTTATTCTTTCTTGCCTACAAGAACCGTTCGGCAACATAACATGGTGTCAGTAATCCGGTAAAAACACCCTAACCTCCTCCTGGAACGGATTTCTCTTCGATACGCAGCCGTTGCTGTTATTATCCTCCTTCAGCTAGTTTTTCCTACTATGCCATCAGGCGGGAGTGGCGAGGGACACGCCAGCGGGAGCGCCGCAGCTGTTCAGCCTTCATTACCAGTTAAACTCCCAAATTCGTTCGACTTTTCGAAGTCAGAGGAATGGCCTCGTTGGATAAAACGTTTCGCTTTGCGAAATACTGCCGAGCCCGAAATACCGCGAATAATGTCAACGCAGTGGAGGTAGAGGATAGTACTAACCCAGATGCCGAAGAATTTCTCGGAGAAGTCACTTCCAATGAACAGAAACCGTGGCCAGCTGACGTCACTGTTAACCGACATTGCGTGACATTTAAGTTAGATTCTGGCGCCGACGTCACGGTGCTTGCCAGCAATATTTACAGCGAGTTAACCGACAAACCGCGTCTATTGAAGAGTTCTAAAAAGTTGTACGGTCCCTGCAGATACGAGCTCAAGTGCCAAGGAGAATTTGAAGCTTTGCTTAAGTATGACAAGAAGTCCTGGAAAGAGAAGATTTACCTTCTGGATGACCTCGACAGCCTGTCGCTTGGTCGCACAGCCTGTCACAAGCTCGGAGTTATCACGAAAATCGATGAAATCCTTTCGCCAGAAAAAACACCTCGTTACATGAAGAGGACATATCCTAAGCTCTTCGAGGGCCTTGGTTGTATCCCCGGCGAATAGAGATAAAGCTTCGTGACAGCGTACAACCGTTTAACCTTACTACGCTACGAAGAATCCCAATTCCACTGCTGCCCAAAGTTCAGACGGAATTGATGCGTATGGAAGACATGGATGTCATCGAGAGGGTGGACCAACCAATAGAATGGTGTTCTCCCGTGGTGGTCGTTCccaagaaaaatggcaaatgtAAATGATGCATATGAAAGAAATCATGtgtgaactgcggatatgaaatcaaatgatcTTTCATATGCATCATTCACTTACATATCTTTCACGGGAACATATGAACCCAAAATTGACccgctcccaacgtcagtggcttcatagctcagttggtgaagCATCGCACCGgaatcgcgaggtcacgggttcaagccccgttgaagtcctgaattttttttcaggcttctttacgcaatcacaactgcgacgatcattcttcatttgaaaaatggcaaaattagGATATGTGGAGACTTCATCCAGCTTAACAAGGCAGTACGACGAGGGGACCACCCAATGCCAACCACGGAGCAGCCTCTCGCCAAACTAGCAGGAGCCAAGGTGGTTACAAAGCTGGACGCCAACTCGGGGTTTTGGCAGAGAAAGCTAAGTTCTAAATCTAAACTGCTCACCACTTTCATAACGCCGTGGGGATGGTACTGTTACAAACGGCTTCCGTTTGGAATCTCATCTGCACCAGAACACTTTCAGAAAGTCATGCAGGAAATTCTAGCAGGACTTGAAGGTGTGGAGTGTCAAATGGACGACATTCTGGTGTTCGGAGACACTTATGAACAGCATGACAAGCGTTTAGAGGCAGTTTTCAGACGTCTAGATGAGAACGGCGTAACACTCAACCTCGACAAATGTGAATTTGCCAAGGAGAAAGCTGCATTCCTGGGTCACCTAATCGGTAAAGATGGGATTGAAGCCGATCCTTCGAAGGTTGAGGCAATCAGGCAGATGAAAGCTCCGGCTGATGTCTCGGAACTAAGACGCTTCCTTGGAATGGTCAACCAAATGGGCAAGTACCTACCCAACCTAGCTCAGACCAGCAAACCCCTAAGAGATCTACTTAGCAAAGAGAGCGCCTGGATCTGGAACACCGCACAAAAAGAAGCGTTAGAAGAAATTAAACGGCAGTTGGTTTCAACACCAGTTCTTGCGTTCTACGACCCGCAACTGGAGACAAAAGTTTCAGCCGATGCTTCTTCGTATGGCATTGGAGCTGTATTGGTCCAAAAGCAACCTGAGGGTGACTGGAAGCCGGTGGCGTTTATCTCAAGAGCACTGACAGGCACAGAGAAAAGATATGCCCAGATCGAGAAGGAGGCATTAGCTACGACTTGGGCATGTGAGAGACTGGCAGATTACCTGGTCGGCAAAAGATTTCATGTGGAAACAGACCACAAACCTCTTGTTCCGCTACTTGGCTCTAAGAACCTTGAGGAAGTGCCCCCAAGAATTTAAAGGTTACGAATGCGTCTGTTGCGATTTGATTTCACGATCTCTTATGTTCCTGGTAAAGACTTGGTAACCACTGATGCTTTGTCACGAGCGCCTTCCCGATCCACATCCAGTCTTGAGAAAGAGGAAGAGATTGACCTCTACGTTGAGAGCATCCTACTTCAGCTGCCCGCCTCTGACAAGCGTCTGGGACAGATGTCTGCCCAACAAAAGGAAGATCCGGTGTGCAAGAAGCTCATGGAGTACTGTGAAGAAGGATGGCCAGACGTCCACAAGCTCCCCAGCTCACTTAATCCGTACTGGAGTTCAAGAGGCGAAATTTCTATGGTGCGAGGACTACTCCTCAAAGGCTCACGCCTCATTATCCCATCGAACATGAGAATGGAGATCTTGGACAGAATTCACGAGGGTCACCAGGGAATCGCTAAGTGCAGGCGACGAGTCAGTCACTCAGTCTGGTGGCCGGGATTGAGCAAACAGCTGGGAGATATGGTTACGAACTGCCGAGAATGCCTCGGGCATAGGAAGCTAAACCGAGAGCCGATGATACCCTCTGCAGTTTCCGAGAGACCACGGCAGGTTTGTTTAGCCTGAGTTGACGAACCTACCTGTTAGTGGTAGACTACTTCTCACGCTACATAGAAGTCTCACTGTTGCTGGCATCCCAGAAGTCCAGTGACACCATACGCGCCCTGAAGTCCATCTCTGCAAGACATGGAGTTCCGGAGATCCTGAGATCGGACAATGGCCCACAATTCGTTTCAACTGAATTCGACAAGTTTTCAAAGGAGTACTCATTTACTCATGTAACCTCAAGCCCTAACATGCCTCAGGCAAATGGCAAAGCGGAGTGCACCGTTCAGACCGTGAAAAACGCACTCAAAAGGAGAAAGACCCAGCTAAAGCTCTGATGTCCTATAGAGCGACACCTTTGGAGAATGGGTACAGCCCTGCCGAAATGCTCTTCGGGAGAAAGATCCGAACCACAGTTCCTATGCTCCCCGATCAACTGAAACCATGATGGCCCAACCTGGAGAGCGTTCGTCAATATGAACAAGAGAATAAGCTAATCCAAACAAACCGGTACAACTCAAGTCATCGGTGCACTGAACTACCACCCCTAAAGCCTGGAGACCGCGTGTGGATCAGAAAACACCTGCAGTTGTAAGCGAAAAGGCTGCGACACCAAGGTCGTACGTGGTGGAAACTAACAACGGTAATCCAGTCCCGAGAAATCGTCTCCATCTTATCCCTATGCCAGAAAGCATCATCAAAGAGTCGCCGCCTCTTAAGAAGAGACTCCACCTTCTGCATCAGCAGATGGAGGTTCATGCGATAAGATCTTATCTGATGCTGTTAAAACAACCAGATCCGGACGTGCCATTAGACCACCCGTCAGGCTTAACCTAGAGGTTATTTCATTGGACATGACAAACCCTAAAAAGAATCGGACTTGACTTAAGTTGTGTTCTACTTACTCAATAGATTTGATTGACTTAACCACCACCTTTTTACATGCAAAGAAACTCCAAGAGAGAAGATGTTATGTAATGCAATCTGTTTCTAGAAAGTTCTCGGTATTTTCACTGACCTCGAGATAAGACGGTAATGAGAGAATTGATTCATTATTAAAGACCTGCTCATTGCACAACTGATGGTTATTCTTTCTTGCCTACAAGAACCGTTCGGCAACATAACATATACggtgttttaaaataaataaaacgcTGATTGCTACATCCTCACTTAATAATGGCAGATTTCTCACAAACTATATTTTCATATACTCCTTGGTGCTGCTTTATGACCTTACCTTGACAAAGGTTGTTTTTGCTGAATGTTGAACAACCACGCCATACTTCAGAAAACCTTCGGTAGCGCGTTATTTTTTTAAAGCTGTCATAATTTTGCCTGATTTACTTTGCCTCCTTGCACGCGTCATAACCCGGCCAAAGTTGAAAAACCTGCCGTGCGCGTCGTTCTATCTATCTAAGATCTCTGTTTTATCTGAAACTCTGGGCGACGAATGCTAACACGTATGCTAACATCGCACGCGGTATTTTCGAGTTCGTTGCCCGGGTTTTAGAGCAGAGGAGCCGTGGCAGTCCACCGGGGGCAGAGGAGCCCTATTTGACCGTAATTCTAGTTAAATTCAACGTACAGTTGTAGCATAAATCGATCTGTTGTTGATTCAAATCACTGTACGTGATGCAACTGTAAACATGCGATCGTGTTACGCGTTTGTTGAAATTCTGTATCCGCTCAGGTGGTATCAGGTCGGTGCCCGAAGGGCAACGATTCCGTAAAGCGAAGCTTTCCGTACGAGGCACGAAGTGCGAAGACTTGTCTCTTTTCTTATTGTTAGTACCGCAAGTGATAGCACACAGTGATATCTGTATGCGGCATTTGTCGTGAGGATAGGATACCGTAGGATTTCAACTGGCGCGTAACACGATCGCATGTTTACAGTTCAATCACGCACAGCGATATACCCTGCGAGCAACAGATCGATTCGCGCTACAATTATACATTGAATTTAACTGGAATTTCAATCAAATAGGACTCCTCAGCTCCCGGTGGGTAGTACCGTTGAGAGACTGTTGTAATCGCAGGCTTTTGCCGCGTGATGAACGAACATGGGTAACGCAACTCATCAATTAGGTTCCAGTACCGCGCCAAATTAACCAATGTTTACGTGGCAGCGGTATTTGCAGTGGTCCGATGAATACCCGAGTTGAATTCGTACTCATTAAGAAATATTTTACTTTGGCGGGACTTTCAAGGTTGAATCGCATCATCAGTGGTTTCGATTTCTGAAGTATTCGAAGTGAAGACATGGAGGCGGCCGGCTCGACGAGAGCCTTTCCGTCAGATTTCAACATTTCAAGTCTTTCGAGGGTTACAAGTCCATCACTTGACCCTCGAAAGCATTGGTATGTCCTCAAGAAGGAAAATTTGTGGTGTCCGTCCGACCGGCGGATTTTTTGAGAAACGAAATATTTAGGAGGCGGGCAGGAGCTGTTGGCGGCGATGAGCTAGTGATGGTTGGGTGGTGGGTCTTCAGGTGCTCTCTCAAATAACCGCGGTAGTGGAAGCTCTTCTGACAAAGGGGACAAGGGTAGCTAGCCGGTTCCTCGTACTCCTTATGACCATGTTTTCTGATGTGATATCTCTTGAGGTGGTCTTTTCTGTAAAAGCGTCGGTCGCACACGCGACACAAAAAGCCGCCAGATTGACGATGAACGGTCTGTCGATGCCTCTTCAACGCATTCTGGCTAAGGAAGCCCTTGGCACAAATCTCGCACACGGGCGTCTCTTCCTGTTTCTTGAGAGGAGGAGAGGGAGGCGGCGGCGGTGGCAAGTCAACAGTCGCACCAGCCGCTGAATCGCCGAGCAACACCGCCGGTTGGTGCGTCATTAGGTGTCTTCGTCGCACGTCCTTCCTATAAAAGCGTTGACGGCATACTCGACGGGAAAAACCGACCGATTGTTGATGAACGGATTCTCGATGTCTCTTCAGACTTCATTGAGTAGAAAAACTCTGATTACAAAGGCTGCAAACATACATGTCTGACTCGCAGTGGTGAGTGGAGCAACCTTTAAACGAGCCAACGATGACGTGATCAAAAGGAGGGTGTGCCACAGCAGTTCTAACCATCAACTGTCAGTggtgattctttttttttttttgaaccgTAAAAAAGTCTACCCCATGGCGTCAGACCACACGGGTAAACAAAGTGAGCGCGcgcttgttttttctttttttttttttttttttactcctctCTGTAAAAAACCTTCCGACTCGCGAGCGTGCGTCCGACATGTGAACTGGGGGAACGGAAAAAGAAATCTTTTCTGACAGGTTCATAATCATCATGACACACAAATGAACCACATTATTTCCTGCACTGGTCAGACAGGCGAGGAGAGAGACCTGGACACTAACGTGTGTTTTAataacgaaaataaaaaaaggtcACGATTTAACAAGTTGCATCTGATCTCCCTTTTTTTAAACGCTCGGGGAAGTTTCCGAGATAAAAGAGGGGGGTGTCCACGAGCATGACGTCAGCCCCATGGCGTCAGACCACACCGCCCTGGAGGGGTAAGCAAAGTGAGCGCGCTTGCTTTTTTTCCACTCTCCAAAACCTTCCGATTCGCAAATGTGCGTGGcgtttaaaaaataaaaaagggaGCCAAATAAAAACCAAAGCGTCATGTCCTCCGGCCGACGAGATGTGAGCCTCTTACGTCGGGCCCTGCGTTACGAGCGCGACACGGGAGAGGTGAGCTCGAATGTTGGGATGTGTGCGTGCGTGCGTGCGTGTCGTGGTCAACCCACCCAAACCTAAGAAAATACCCTTTTTTTCCCTCCCCCTCTCTTTTTTTCGACAGATACTCAGTCACTGGGATAGGCTACCGCTATCTGTCGCTGTCGCTACTCCGACAAACCATCCAGTGGATGGCCGATCGACTAAAGGCCCACGACCGATTGACACGAGGCTGGGAAGACATACACTGTCAAGGTTCAGAGATGTATGCAGCTTTTGTCAGGTGCCGCTCCTGAAAAGAGACGATTCAGTGTGCTATCCATTTGCTCAGGGCTCTTGACAACAATGTAACGTTTGCTTCGATTGTCTTGTCTATTGCAACAGCGACTCGTTTCTAGAAGGTCACCGTAGTACGTGGTACGAGGCTCAGTACCGTAATGGTTTAAAAATCACCGCCTTAGACGAAGATCTAAGTCAAACTCAGTTTGCGCAACTCAACGAATTTCTAGACAAAAAAGGTCTATATacttcatttattattattattttttgtagcTCAAGAACAGCGTTACAAACATCGTCATTGGACACATGATGGCTGAGCATCCTCCTTAAAGGGAGCATGTGACACATTCGACATAGGTGGACATAGGACATCCGGAGGCAGAAGACAGACCCTCCAGACTCATGTAATAAAAGCGATAGTGATACTTTTGCATGCACCGATCGGAGATGGCTGGCGAGAAATAGTTGAGGGCATCGTCGAAAGTCTGCATCTTGACCAGAAAACTGTCTTCGTCGAATGGGATGCCTCGTGCGTAGCATCGGAGCTCGGTAAAGATCTTGGCATACGTGGTGTAGGCAAATTGGCACCTGTCCACCTTGATGGGAAATTTCTTGAAATCGTTCCATCCTTTGAGCACGGTTCCTAAGAAGGCCAGGCAACTCACTACAATGGTATTCTCGAAGATAGAGCCGGCAATCATACCCGCCGCCACCATCAGCAAGGCCACCCCGTTGAGCAGCGCCTGGCGAGGCTTAAAGACGCGGTACATGTGACTATAACACCACTATTGGCGATGGTAGAGGGTATAGAGCGAATCCAAAGTATGCAACACATTGGGCTTCAATGACAGGCCGCCTGCTTTCAAGCACGATCCCTCCAAGAGCGAAACGGCTTCTGGGCACATGGCGGGTTCTCCTCCTTTTTAGCTCATGGATGAAGTAGTCATGCCATGAGGTTTTGTTGTGGGTCTGAATGTCCCTCACTCACTCAGGGAATCACTCACTCGATTCTGATTAatttgttatgtgcaaaaagcAGCTTAataacacttaatattcgaaaaatcacAGCATTTTGAAAGTGGCCATAAaaggccacgatgcatgggctatagcccatgcaaaatggtcagtttgggtcaaaaattaaaaatatagaaaaggcgcgaaaaacgattctacgaccacattaaagttctTATGGGCAAAAAGCAGCTCCtaaaaacacgtaatattcgaaaaatgatagcattttgaaa
This genomic window from Acropora muricata isolate sample 2 chromosome 2, ASM3666990v1, whole genome shotgun sequence contains:
- the LOC136909209 gene encoding dermonecrotic toxin LlSicTox-alphaIII2-like, which produces MSQFSVYLVLGFSFGMVNRVISSRPVYNIAHMVNAVKQIDQWLGYGANALEVDVKFAYNGTPKHFYHGFPCDVGRDCERWAYIKNYINALRDRTIPTSSKFNSHLVLVMFDVKLTNNSALSKAGEKFVDAILIPLYQNNPTKMKVMISVPNLSLKDFIRSVLEQLNAKQQSIIQKIGFEISYETGKLEEPGEQEQALKDLGVAPGHAWLSKGKTSLWADLFLNELKARVKYRDNGNYFSKVYAWTVDKQTTALKYLNIGLDGIIANYPGRVNKAIAQFNKNQQKVKLATLDDNPFRKY